One genomic region from Nitrospira sp. CR1.1 encodes:
- the lpxL gene encoding LpxL/LpxP family Kdo(2)-lipid IV(A) lauroyl/palmitoleoyl acyltransferase — translation MSSTQAKHKRHQARSVYHPVYWPTWVGIALFWLLSWLPYRLQLAFGRRCGRILHGLLTKRRDIVRVNLALCFPEQSSEERNRVALHSFESMGMGVLEIAMAWWAKDPRAHCECTIKGLEHIREALRRGRGVLLCGAHLHAAELAGRFMAMEQPVAIVYRPQNDVVADMVANRCRSRYYSELIQHRDMRGILRALARNQVVWYAPDIDAGSKRSVFAPFFGVPASSLTATSRLAKVSGAAVVPCFYYRRADGSGYDIEVGEALDHFPSGEMMDDATRINRLIEGAVRRVPEQYFWQHRRFKSRPPGEPPIYRR, via the coding sequence ATGTCCAGCACTCAGGCAAAACATAAGCGGCATCAGGCACGTAGCGTCTATCATCCGGTGTATTGGCCGACGTGGGTGGGCATTGCTCTGTTTTGGCTGCTGTCCTGGCTTCCCTATCGTTTGCAACTCGCATTCGGCCGCCGGTGCGGGCGCATTTTACACGGACTGCTCACCAAGCGCCGCGACATCGTCCGCGTGAATTTGGCACTGTGTTTCCCGGAGCAGTCGTCCGAGGAGCGTAACAGGGTCGCCCTGCACTCGTTCGAGTCCATGGGAATGGGGGTGCTGGAAATCGCGATGGCCTGGTGGGCGAAAGATCCGCGGGCGCATTGCGAGTGCACGATCAAGGGGCTGGAGCATATCCGCGAGGCGCTTCGCCGGGGGCGAGGCGTCCTGCTCTGCGGGGCGCATTTGCATGCGGCTGAACTGGCCGGCCGGTTCATGGCCATGGAGCAGCCGGTGGCCATCGTGTATCGACCGCAGAATGATGTCGTGGCGGATATGGTCGCGAACCGGTGCCGGAGTCGATACTATTCGGAGTTGATCCAACATCGGGATATGCGAGGGATCCTGCGCGCGTTGGCCAGGAACCAGGTGGTCTGGTACGCTCCCGATATCGATGCCGGATCGAAGCGCAGCGTCTTTGCCCCGTTTTTCGGCGTGCCGGCCTCTTCCCTGACCGCGACATCCCGCCTGGCGAAGGTCAGCGGCGCGGCGGTCGTCCCCTGCTTTTACTACCGGCGAGCCGATGGATCCGGTTATGACATCGAAGTGGGGGAAGCCCTGGATCATTTTCCATCCGGCGAAATGATGGACGATGCCACCCGCATCAACCGGTTGATCGAAGGGGCTGTCCGCCGCGTGCCGGAACAATATTTCTGGCAGCACCGCCGGTTCAAGAGCCGTCCCCCCGGCGAGCCGCCGATTTATCGGCGATAG